The following coding sequences lie in one Arachis ipaensis cultivar K30076 chromosome B03, Araip1.1, whole genome shotgun sequence genomic window:
- the LOC107632095 gene encoding protein SRG1: MEKVSIVVPSVQEIAKEALTSIPERYVRPDDERPVLSATTTNEPLPQVPVIDMAKLLSQDLNQSELQTLHHACKHWGFFQLINHGVSGGLVENVKKGVEEFFNLPMEEKNKLRQKEGEAEGYGQIFVVSEEQKLEWADMVYMVTMPPHLRKPHLFPNLPLPFRDNLEDYCGEMEKLAVKMLGLMADDLSIHPMEIRDMLGEAEQSVRMNYYPPCPQPELAMGLSSHSDGGGLTILLQANQVEGLQIKKDGLWIPVRPLPNAFIINIGDMLEIITNGIYSSVEHRATVNSEKERLSIATFYNPALDAIIGPAPSLVTPETPAAFKRIAAGEYFKGYLSQELRGKSFLDSIRIPNGK; encoded by the exons ATGGAAAAAGTAAGTATCGTAGTCCCTAGTGTTCAGGAAATAGCCAAGGAGGCATTAACCTCCATTCCAGAGCGTTATGTTCGTCCAGATGACGAGCGTCCGGTCTTATCTGCCACCACGACTAATGAGCCTTTACCTCAAGTTCCAGTCATTGACATGGCTAAACTGTTGTCCCAAGATCTCAACCAATCTGAACTTCAGACCCTGCACCATGCATGCAAACACTGGGGTTTCTTCCAG CTGATTAATCATGGAGTGAGCGGTGGATTGGTGGAGAATGTGAAGAAAGGTGTTGAAGAATTCTTCAATCTTCCAATGGAAGAGAAGAACAAGTTAAGGCAGAAGGAAGGAGAGGCAGAGGGATATGGTCAGATCTTCGTGGTGTCTGAGGAACAGAAACTAGAGTGGGCGGACATGGTTTATATGGTGACTATGCCACCTCACTTGAGGAAACCACACTTGTTCCCCAACCTGCCCCTACCATTCAGAGATAA TTTGGAAGACTATTGCGGAGAAATGGAAAAGCTTGCAGTGAAAATGCTTGGCCTTATGGCTGATGATCTTTCTATACACCCCATGGAAATAAGGGACATGTTAGGTGAAGCTGAGCAATCAGTAAGGATGAACTATTACCCGCCGTGTCCGCAGCCGGAGCTTGCCATGGGACTGAGCTCTCATTCTGATGGTGGTGGCCTCACCATACTTCTTCAAGCCAATCAAGTTGAAGGCCTCCAAATTAAAAAAGATGGACTCTGGATTCCTGTTAGGCCCCTGCCTAATGCATTCATCATTAACATTGGGGACATGTTGGAG ATCATAACGAATGGAATCTATAGCAGCGTTGAACATCGAGCAACGGTTAACTCAGAAAAGGAGAGGCTTTCCATAGCAACATTTTACAACCCTGCTTTAGATGCTATTATTGGTCCCGCACCAAGCCTTGTTACTCCTGAAACACCGGCAGCGTTCAAGAGAATCGCCGCCGGGGAGTACTTCAAAGGATACCTCTCACAAGAACTGCGTGGGAAATCATTCCTTGATAGCATTAGGATCCCAAATGGAAAGTGA
- the LOC110262507 gene encoding uncharacterized protein LOC110262507 gives MEPTSLLVPFVQELAKQASPNVPERYIRPQHERPTLSSTPNNHPLPQVPVIDFAKLLSQQHKEPELQNMHHACKHWGFFQLINHGVSSSLLENVKKGSKDFFNLPMEEKNKYRQKEGDIQGYGQLFVASEEQKLEWGDVFYMLTLPPQIRKPHLLPTLPQPFRDDLDTYCVEMKNLAVQVIELMADAVKVERKEMRKLFGGGSQAMRMNYYPACPQPELVMGLNPHSDGGALTILLQANDVEGLQIKKDGQWLPVKPLPNALVINVGDILEIITNGIYQSIEHRAIVNAKTERISIATFYVPAMRSTIETYCAEMKKLAIQMVQFMANALRVDPMEIKEQIGEGTLSMRMNYYPPCPQPELVMGLNPHSDGSSLTILLQVNEMQGLQIKKDGIWIPVRPLPNAFVINIGDILEIITNGIYKSIEHRAIVNVDKERLSIATFYNAEPHRNLGPNLHHACKDWGFFQLINHGVSDSLVENVKKGVEEFFNLPVEEKRKFGEKEGDVEGYGQAFVFSEEQKLEWADMFFLVTMPPHSRKPHLFPNIPQPFRDNLEAYSLELEKLVMELVDLMADALQVHTTEMKEVFGGGTLSMRMNYYPPCPQPDLVMGLNPHSDAAALTILLQANEIQGLQIKKDGMWIPVKPLPNAFIINIGDMFEMISNGIYRSIEHRATTNSEKERISIATFYNPDINSILKPAPSLVTPETPAVFKTISVQEYYKGYLSREIRGRSYLQSMRLQNENQETS, from the exons ATGGAACCAACATCACTTTTAGTGCCGTTTGTGCAAGAACTAGCAAAGCAGGCATCACCCAATGTTCCAGAACGCTATATCCGCCCACAACATGAGCGTCCAACCCTATCCTCCACCCCCAACAACCACCCTTTGCCCCAAGTTCCTGTTATTGACTTCGCCAAATTGCTGTCCCAACAACACAAGGAACCTGAACTCCAGAACATGCACCATGCCTGCAAACACTGGGGTTTCTTTCag CTGATTAATCATGGAGTGAGCAGTTCATTGTTGGAGAATGTGAAGAAAGGTAGTAAAGATTTCTTCAATCTTCCAATGGAAGAAAAGAACAAATATAGGCAGAAGGAGGGAGACATACAGGGATATGGACAATTATTTGTGGCCTCCGAGGAACAGAAGCTAGAATGGGGAGATGTCTTTTACATGTTAACCCTGCCACCTCAAATTAGAAAACCCCACCTCTTACCAACCCTACCCCAACCTTTCAGAGATGATTTGGATACTTATTGTGTGGAAATGAAGAATCTAGCGGTCCAAGTGATTGAGCTTATGGCAGATGCAGTGAAAGTGGAGAGGAAGGAAATGAGAAAATTGTTTGGTGGTGGGAGTCAAGCTATGAGGATGAACTATTATCCAGCATGTCCCCAACCGGAGCTTGTGATGGGACTCAATCCTCACTCTGATGGTGGTGCACTCACCATCCTTCTCCAAGCCAATGATGTTGAAGGCCTCCAAATCAAAAAAGATGGTCAATGGCTTCCTGTTAAACCACTCCCTAATGCCTTGGTCATCAACGTCGGAGACATATTGGAGATAATCACAAATGGGATTTACCAAAGTATAGAACACAGAGCAATAGTAAATGCGAAGACAGAGAGGATTTCCATAGCCACATTTTACGTGCCTGCCATGAGATCAACTATAG AGACTTATTGTGCGGAAATGAAAAAACTTGCGATCCAAATGGTTCAATTTATGGCAAACGCCCTTAGAGTGGACCCCATGGAAATAAAAGAGCAAATTGGTGAAGGGACTCTATCAATGAGGATGAACTATTACCCACCATGTCCCCAGCCAGAACTTGTCATGGGACTCAATCCTCATTCTGACGGTAGTTCCCTCACCATCCTTCTCCAAGTCAACGAAATGCAGGGTCTCCAGATCAAAAAAGATGGAATCTGGATTCCTGTCAGACCCCTTCCTAATGCCTTTGTTATTAATATTGGCGACATATTGGAG ATAATAACAAATGGAATTTACAAAAGTATTGAACATCGGGCAATAGTTAATGTGGACAAGGAAAGGCTTTCTATAGCTACATTTTACAACGCTGAGCCACACAGAAATTTGGGTCCA AACCTGCACCATGCTTGTAAAGACTGGGGTTTCTTTCAG CTGATTAATCATGGAGTGAGCGATTCATTGGTGGAGAATGTGAAGAAAGGAGTTGAAGAATTCTTCAATCTTCCAGTGGAAGAGAAGAGGAAGTTTGGGGAGAAGGAAGGAGATGTAGAGGGATATGGTCAGGCATTTGTATTCTCTGAGGAACAGAAATTAGAGTGGGCTGACATGTTCTTTCTGGTCACTATGCCACCTCACTCCAGGAAACCACACTTGTTTCCAAACATCCCCCAACCATTCAG GGACAACTTAGAGGCCTATTCCTTAGAATTGGAAAAACTTGTTATGGAATTGGTTGACCTTATGGCAGATGCCCTGCAAGTCCACACCACGGAGATGAAAGAGGTGTTTGGTGGAGGAACTCTATCAATGAGGATGAACTATTATCCACCATGTCCCCAACCCGACCTTGTGATGGGACTCAATCCTCATTCTGATGCTGCTGCTCTCACCATCCTTCTTCAAGCCAATGAAATACAAGGTCTACAAATTAAAAAAGATGGAATGTGGATTCCTGTTAAGCCACTCCCCAATGCCTTCATTATTAACATTGGAGACATGTTTGAG ATGATAAGCAATGGAATTTATCGAAGCATTGAGCACAGAGCAACAACAAACTCAGAGAAGGAGAGGATTTCTATAGCAACATTTTACAATCCTGATATCAATTCTATTCTGAAACCAGCACCAAGCCTTGTGACTCCAGAAACACCAGCTGTGTTCAAAACAATTAGTGTGCAAGAATATTACAAGGGATACCTTTCAAGAGAAATCCGCGGCCGATCATACCTTCAGAGCATGAGGCTTCAAAATGAAAATCAGGAAACCTCTTAA